The segment CTGATAAAAATTACCTCTTCGATTGACTATCGATTTAGTTGAAACTGCATGGTGGTggaatggaggtagaaatagattctATTTCTATCTCCATGGTGGTGgtatataaccatggaggtagaaccatTGAGCTATGAGATAGCTCCATGGTACACCAACAGGGAGGGGTTATGGCTTGCTCTATTTTACGAAACTTTTTGAACTAAAAACTTCAGCACgaaaacagtaggcctaccgTTAAATGGCGACCCTGGTCTGGCTGTGTTTTTGGTCGGTGTCATTATTGATTTTAGTTACTTGTATTTCTGTTGCCACTTGCGGCCTTGATGTAAATACACCTACTTGGGCTTTATGTTGCCTAACGGTGGGTCGCAACGAATGAGGAACAATCAATACCGTATCAATAAGGACAGGCGGAGGGAAACATCTTTTAAATATGCCCCCATGTTGGGGGTATCACAATCAGTCACGTGACCGAAGGTCAGCAATGACGTCAGCTCATTTGTTTATGTCAACACTGAGAGACAGCACGTGCTTTTGAATGGCCAAGATGGCGGGTTTGTCTAGTAATCAAAACTATCAAGTTGTGAGTTTGGGAAATCAGGAAAAGTGGGGTCCCATAGGACTCTATAGGCATATGTATCCAAAACACTGTTCTATGGGCATGCAGGACTATTCAGTATTTGCTGCCCTCAAGCATCCCTTAGTTgggataaacaaaaatatatatttctgaAACCCAGTCTATTTTAGTGCATTGTTTACGCAATAATATATCTCCACTGTCTCTCCCTTTTTTCAACTAGCAAACTCAAGCTCCAGGCATTTTTTGCAAAGCTCTTTTGGGTCAAAACAGACGCCATTTTTAATTAAAGTGTAAAAGAGAAAACTCAAgctaaattaaaatttattatgcCGTCATTATTGTGTCCTTTATATCTATTTTCACCGACAATCTACCAAGCAATCATTAAATACTTacaagtaccccccccccccctaaattcccataataatgttttttattgcCTCCGCTCCAGTGACATTGGGTAACCATTTTGCCCGGAGGACTGGTAGCAATATACGAGTCTACTTTTAACACGCTTGATTAACTTTTACCCACAAGTCAGCAATTTCATCAATCgtcccaacacacacacacaacagaGAAAAAGGACAACACTTGCACTGCATGCACTGGAGAGATACGGGACATTGCTCTGCTGCGCCAAGGCAAGAGTTGTTTCCGGTAGTTTTTGTGTCATTTAAAAGTTCCAGATTTCTTCAAAGTCTCAACCATGGAAATGGAATTTTCTTCGGCATCATTAATCGTGGATATTTCACGTGGATAACCAGTACTAATGTGTGCCAACAAGACGTGTTGCAATGGGCTGTGGAGGCGGTAAACTTGCCCCCGAAACACCGGTAGATCGCCACATCGATTGGGTGAAGACCGCGGCCGTCGACACAGGCGGGGGTAGCTCGGCCGTCAGGAATCAGTACAGGAAAGGCGACATCGGTGGTAAGAGCCAACGGAAACCAAAATACAAGGCAAAGTTTGACCCTCGCGTCACTGCTAAATATGACATCAAAGCATTGATAGGGACTGGTAGTTTTAGTAGAGTTGTCCGTGTTGAGCATAGATCGACGAGAAATCCGTATGCCATTAAAATGGTTGAAAAGCGTAGAGAAGGAAAACAATGCTGGGAAGTTGAACTGAACATACTGCGTAGAGTCAGACATACAAATATAATTCAACTCATTGAGGTATTTGACAGTAAAGAACGTCTGTATATGGTAATGGAACTAGCGACCGGTGGGGAACTATTTGATCGAATCGTTGCCAAGGGTAACTTCACCGAACGCGATGCGACAAGGGTGCTAAAGATGGTTTTAGAAGCGATACGCTACCTTCATAGTTTAGGAATAACTCATCGTGATCTCAAACCGGAAAACCTATTGTACTACCACCCTGGTACGGACTCGAAGATCATGATATCGGACTTTGGTTTAGCGAGCTGTCGAAAGGGACACGGAGACAACGATGAAGCCATGAAAACAATATGTGGGACGCCCGAGTACATTGCGCCAGAGATACTCCTTAAGAAACTCTACAATCAATCGGTGGACATTTGGGCGATTGGCGTTGTTACGTACATTCTGCTCAGCGGCCGAATGCCTtttgatgatgataatagaaCTCGGTTGTATCGAAAGATTCTACGAGCCAAGTACTCATTTGCACATGAGGTGAGTTCTccagaaaatttgatttgatgatttgtttttatatgcaGGAATTGAAGAAAGCAGTGACAACATGTGATGAGTCTGTAAGTAGGCCTAATGTGTTAAAAGTAATGAGTCTTATTGTATGTGTGTTTAGGAGTCTTCGGGCAGCCTGAGCATCCAGCacaaaaaagttttttctttgtCTGTTGTGGGTTTAGGAAATTGCAAGATGATCCCAAATGTTGCAACTTTTTTTGTCTTGTATTTACTTTTTATAATCAAGAATTCTGTGAATTTTCTATAAAccttttacaaaagtttttAAATCACTGATTCTTACATTAGTAATGAAATTATCATCACATGAAATTCATCTTTTTGATGCTAAATCGTATCAGTTACAAAACTCGGACAGAAGTTCCAAGTAATCTGATAAATAATTTAgccagagagagagagagagagttccAGTTTGTTGATCCAGTTCATGATCTGTTTAGACTCTGATATCATCAGTCACCATGGATCAATCCCGGCTGCTGTGCCATTGTTGAATGTTGGATTAGATTTCCCAGCCATAGTGTTCCTGTGGAATGTGCATTAAAGATGAGATTCACAATCTATATTTTATGCAATTTGATTCCCAGCCAGGGGTCTTCGCTTTCAATT is part of the Asterias rubens chromosome 4, eAstRub1.3, whole genome shotgun sequence genome and harbors:
- the LOC117289246 gene encoding serine/threonine-protein kinase H1-like, which encodes MGCGGGKLAPETPVDRHIDWVKTAAVDTGGGSSAVRNQYRKGDIGGKSQRKPKYKAKFDPRVTAKYDIKALIGTGSFSRVVRVEHRSTRNPYAIKMVEKRREGKQCWEVELNILRRVRHTNIIQLIEVFDSKERLYMVMELATGGELFDRIVAKGNFTERDATRVLKMVLEAIRYLHSLGITHRDLKPENLLYYHPGTDSKIMISDFGLASCRKGHGDNDEAMKTICGTPEYIAPEILLKKLYNQSVDIWAIGVVTYILLSGRMPFDDDNRTRLYRKILRAKYSFAHEPWKDISSSGKDFIGKLLLINPNERLPASEALKHPWIVTNAAQSSLKNLHRSISHNWLKRTSTRSRSTKSARSTRSNRSSKSTKSLRSDKNKVQLELTDLSKEYKKETR